The Pan troglodytes isolate AG18354 chromosome 19, NHGRI_mPanTro3-v2.0_pri, whole genome shotgun sequence region TGGCTGCCAGGCTGTCCCCCCACAGCGCCTCCCTCAAGGCTAGAGGAGCGGCGAGCCGAGCTGGCCGTACTACCGGCTGCGTCCTGTGTTCCTCGAGGTCCCAGGAGGCCGGGGACCGCATTCACCCACGCACCAGTGAAGGGCCCTTTAAGGAGATGGGTTGGCCTTCCTGGTCAACCAATTCAGTCTTGCCTCCCTCCCCACATCCCGGCGCTGGTGATTTTTCCCAGAACTTCTCACTAGCCCATCACCAGCCAGCAGGACCCCAACAGTCACTTCCTATCCCGGGCCGCTGATTCTCTTCCTAAGTGACTCTGAGCCTGTCGTGTCCCTGCTGACAAGCCCACTAACGCCCCCGTCCCACAGGTAATGGCGAGACTCTTGGGCAGCACTCAGCCCCCCAGCGatccaggaaggcaggaaggagctgCCTCTTCAGCCCCATCTTGCTCCTGTGCTTAAGTTCTGAGCTGTTCGCACAGCAGTGCATGCTCTTCCAGACCTCTCAGCCTTGCACACCTGTCTTCGCTTTGTCAAACTCCTACATGTTTTCAAGGCCCAAACAAACCCATTCCTGCTACCTAAGGTAATCCATACTCCCATGAGTGAGGCCCCCAATCCACCCACCTGGGACCTACCTGGAAGAAATTCTGAGACACAAGCACCCCTGATcacagagaaggggaaagaatgGAAAGACACTCCTGAAGCCAAGGCAGATTGGTTgcgatttttcttttttaatgatcaccatgaAATCCACTGGGCCAGGCCCTGGTGTTCTGCTGCCATAGTCAGAGTCAGAGTGGAGGGATGACCCCACGAGGGGACAAGAAGCCAAGATTGGGCTGGGGAGCCGAGAAGGAGATAGATAAGggggagagggtgcagtggggCAGGCAGAGGAGGAAGTCTGGAGCCCTGGATAACAACACAGATATAAGGTGAGGGCCTCCCTCTGCCACCCCAGCCCTGAGCCACAGACGTTGAGGTGCAAGAAGATGGGGGGGGATTTTGGCCACAACTCCTTTCCCATGTCAAAGGGAAGACACTGAGATGTCAAAGGGAAGACACTGAGAGCAGACAAAGGCCAAGGTGCCCAGGGGCACAAGAACAAGTTAACAAGTAAAACAATTAGGGACACCACCTCCTTTCCCCAGCCCATTTTTCACATTTACAACTGAAGCAATTTGACAAGATGATATAAAAATCTCAAACAAATTTTCTAGCCCCTGGTTGGGGTGTGGACAGGAAGTGGTATCCCGTGATCCAGAAATCAACACCTAAAATCCAGAGGCAGGAGGCAAGCCAtgaagggtggggagggaaggaggagctcCCACAGTCACTAGGTCACCTGCTCCGTGGGCCTCATCTGGATGTCTCCAATCTGTGGAAGGTACAAGGCATGAGGCAGCTGTGACACTCTCCCCTGGCCCTGCAGGGCTCCCTGCTCCCCTCCTCTGGGGCTGGTTGGGTTCCTCCAGTGAGTAGACAGTCAGGGCCAGACTCACCTGGATGTGTACGGGGGTGCTGAGGACGTAGATAACAGCCTCGGCCACATCCTCGGGTTTGAGACACTGAGAGCACCAGGGGTATGGGTTGAGACAAGGACAGAATGGACTCAAATTCCCTCCCACCACTGAGCTTCTCTGTGGCATCCACACATCCACCCCAACCCTCCAGGAGGAGCCACAAAGGCTGGAAGAGTGGAGTCTGAAGGCCGAGCTTCCCTCTGCCTTCATTTAGGGAGTCAGTGGCTTCACCAGGCTCAGAGGGAGGCCCCACCTTCATTTGCTCATAGGTGGCAGCTGCCTTCTCAGGGTCCTTGTCGTGGAGTTTGAAGGCGAATTGTGTCTCCACCACACCTGGAGAGATGCACTGGGCCAACAGAGAGGGCCTTCTCAGGGGCTGAGCTTTGCCAGGTCTTGGGGAGGTCGAGGGGAGAGGATGGAGGCCACAGAACCCCAGCTTCACAGTGATGGCTGCCCGATATCTGGCAGCGGCCTCCTCCCTCCGAAGCTGCCACTGGCAGTGACCACAATGATACCTACCATCTACAGAGCCTTTCCTATATGTCAGGTAAACGTTTTACAAAAAAGTGTCCCTGAAAAGCTCATCATCTCCTTTTCACAAGTGAGAAGGCCAAGGCTTAGGGAGGTTCAGTGACTCGCTCACGATCATGCGGCCTTCAAGAGAAGAGCCCGGAGTCCCGGTTTCCAGCCACTGTGCACCTGGTTTCCCACAGTCCCTTGCGTTCCCTCAGGTCAGCCCCCTCCCAGCTCAAAGTCTAAGTCTGGTCGTTGGCTCCTGGATcagtgaaatgaggaaatgaagggCTGCATAGGGCCATGCCGGGAGCAGCAGCACCCAGTTCTGTGCCCAGTCCACTCCCAGGAGTTCTAAGCGGCACATTCTGAACATGGGCTTCCTGAAcggtgtgtgtgggtgggaagGGCCTGCGCCACCCTGTGCCCACCAGGGCTAGGCCACAGCCTCACCGTGGCTCGGATGTGGGTCTGGGCCTCCCGAAGCTCTTGCCTCAGTCCCTCTGTCAGCGCAGTGACGGCATACTTGGTGGCACTATAGAAGTGGGTCACAGACAGGGGTAACACTCGGTGGCCAGACATGCTgggtgggaagaggaaggggaaagaggagagaatgAAGCTCCAGGGAGACCAGTGGTGCTCCTGCCGTACCCGGTCAGCCCCACCACCCAGATGCCCATCGGGAAGACTTCTAAAGGGGACCTCTACTGGCCATCCTACAGCTCACTAATCTAATTTTGGTTATTCAAACAGCTTTGGAAAACCCTCCTTTTCCTGGAACTCATCCCTAAGCTGACGACAGAATGCACTCTCCTGGTGGTGCAGAATGTCAGAATTCTCTCCATCTAATCTGTATGTTCACTGATACGGTTCTATTGGGACATCTCAAGGCAGGCAGAGGCCATGTCCCCCCTCAGACTGGGGCTCCCCAGTGGCAGACACTGTACATAGTACTCTTTGTGCCATGAGGTGGGGTTCATCCCCAGGCCTGAGGAATCGAGGCACTTAGTCCCAGGAGAGGCCCCAGGCTTCAGCTGTAGAGGGAAGGGGCTGAGCTGCCCATTCCAGCCAACCAGGGGCTGGTACTTGACAACATTATTCTTTCCCTTACCATAATTGTGCCATTCAGGTATTAAATCCGTATTTTCCCaccaaggaaactgaggtccaaagaGGTCAGGTGAGCTGCAGCACATTACCCAGCCTGGTGGGTGAGTGGTACCCATTGGCCACCTGCCCTCACCTATTGATGTTAATGATGTGCCCATCGTCCACATTCCGCTCCTTCATGGACTGGAAGGCTTCCCGTGTGCAGATGCTGAGGGCCAGCACGTTCACCTGCAGGCCAGGGAGGGCAATGAGGTGTCTCCACTCCGGCCCAACTGAGCAAGTGATGGAGCCACAGAATGCTAGGGGGGAAGGGGGCAGTGTGGCATTCCAAAACAGTGTCCAGGTCCCCCCGGAGACCAGCCACAGGCACAGAGCATCTTGTCTTCTACACGAGATGCCCCTCTCCCTAAAGCCGCAACCCCTAGTTGATAACAGAGGTAGCTCCTCACCTGGCTGACCACCCAAGTTCCTGCAAACAAGAATGGAAACCCTTCAAACCCACTCCTGACCCAGGAGACTCTGTCTTGGCCATCTCCTCTATGAACAGTAGCACAGACCCTCTAATTCCATAGGgaatcatttccattttttcccccaaataccCTACTCTTCTCTTCTCTGTGACAGTCTCTGGCCCTGCTCCCTCCTAAACTGCTCAAAATCCTTACCAAAATGGCTTACAAATCTCTCTCCTCCGGCACACAGCCTAgcctctccctgccttcctcagCTACTCTctgctccttccccaccccctcccttgAGATGAGTGGAGAAGGCCTGACCCTCCTTTCTATGCCTTCCTTTAACCTGGGTTCCATCTACAAGACTAGGCACGGAGACTCTAGAGGGTCAGGTAACTTGCCACTCCTACTCCCTCTGGCAGAGGTGACCCCCACATCCCCACCCTTCAGGGAACAGAGGTCTGAAGGCGTGTCTGCTGTAAAGCGCCTACACTGCCCCACCCGTTGGCCCCACTCATTAGCCTCACCCGGAGGACAAGCAGAGATAAAGCTTTCAGCAGGTCCTCAGGCCTCTCCTCTTAAGAAGAGAGGGAACCAGCAGGAGATTAGATGTTTCTCTTAATCAGGTGTCAGAGCCTGCCATGAGGAACAGAACACCTTTGGTGTGAACCTGCCTTGGTGTTCATGGCAGTAGGAAGAGATGGGTGCCAGGACAGGGAGGTTTCCAGCCGTGTTTCTCATcttcttggcaatgtgggcttgTGAGGCAGAGAACTCAGCCCCTGGCAGGTAGAGTGGGAGAAATAGATCCCCTGGGACCAGGTGAGTAAATCTCCCAGGTCTAGGGTatcagaggcagggaaagagaaGATGCCTCATAGGATGATCCTAATAGACTCAGataatgttcaagctgaaagGAGCTGTAGGAATTTAATGTAagtccctcattttacagatgggcgAGTTGAGGTCCAGGTTTAGAGACCCATGTGCTGTGGGTGAGGACCATGGCTCTGATCTCCAAGAAGGCTGAGGGCTTCATTTTCATGGCTTCATTTCCAGGCCCAAGCATCTGTGAGGTGCTAAGTCTACTGTCAGCAGATGGGAAAGGATTGTGGGGAGAAAAGAACACCCCATTCACACACTGCTTTCAACTTCTCAGGATACTTTTATACCCTACTATCACCCCATCATACCATCCAGAAGTTGAAAACCCATGTCCTGAAAGTTGGGTTTGGCCTGTGCacagtttcaaaacattttaaaaacccttCCAACATGTACTGGAaagtttcatttattcaataactaTCTTTTGAGTGCTTATGGGATCAAGCCATACCAgagaataaaacagataaaaatccttgccctcatggagctgacaTTTTAGTGAATGGGAGTGGGGGGGTGTCACATAAAATCAGACTCCCCACTTCTCTCAAAGAAATCATAagatcagctgggcgtggtggctcacacctgtaatcccagcactctgggagaccaaggcaggcggatcacgaggttaggcgatacagaccatcccggccaacatggtgaaaccccatctctactaaacacaaaaaaaattagctgggcatggtggtgcccgcctgtagtcccagctactcaggaggctgaggcaggagaatagcttgaacccagaaggcggaggttgcagtgagccaagatcacgccactgcactccagcctggtaactacagagcaagacttcgtctcaaaagaaaaaaaaaatttcatcaaaTCAGGCCACACTGGGCCCACACCACCATAGAGCAACTATGCAGGATTTGAGCAGTGGCTGTGTGCTTCCTCACACACCACAGACCCCTCCTAACCTCCCTCACTCCTTTATGTACCTACCTGGCCCCAGGGGACATTGGAGCTGTGACCCCAGATATTGATGATAGAGGTGTGTTCATCCCAATTAATTGTGACAAGACTGAAGCTCAAGGAAGGTAACCAACCTGCCTAAAGTCACATAGTTACTAGTGAGGCTAGGTAAGAATATCATCActtgtctctctcttccttttcttcccataACATCACGTTCCCAAGCACCCAGGCACAGGGCTGACAAGTGGGAAACATTCAACAGGCAGCAGTTCTCTCCCCTAACAATCTTTCTTCTAACACAAGGAAATCACTCTAGACTTTAAGAACTACCTtcaggtcgggcgtggtggctcatgcctgtaatcccagcactttgggaggccaacatgggcagatcacctgagatcaggtgtttgagaccagcctggccaacaaggtgaaaccctgtctctactaaaaatacaaaaaaattagatgggcattgatggtgggtgcctataattccagctactcaggaggctcaagcaggagaatcgtttgaacctgggaagcggaagttgcagtgagcagagatcatgccactgcactccagcctgggtgacaaagcaagactctatctcaaaaaaaaaaaaaaaaaaagaactacctcCAGGGGCTCAAAGAAGAGAAGAGCTGATATGGCCATTCATCCACTCTCTATCCCTCTGGTAGGGCAAGAAGCCAAGAGAGAGTCAAGATGCCCCAGGTGGGAACCTGAAGCTCCCTCTTCCTAGATGTCCCGTCCCCAGCAGCACTCTGGTTCACAAACCCCTggctcccctctctcctccccactctcCACCTGGAAGATGGAGGCTTGGAGCTCTTACATTGAACATGTCCTTCCAACCGCTGGTGCTGCCTGAGAGCAGGGTGTCAGGCCGGGCCAAGCCAGCATTGTTGATGCagatgtctacaccgctgtgCTGAGAACGGATAGCTGAGAACATGGAGAGGATGTCCTCTTCATTTGATAGGTCACATCTGTAGGGGATCAAAGTCCCGGGGTAGCCTGCACTCTTACATTCAGCAGCCAGCTCCTATGAAACCCAACAGGGGTCTGACTGGGGTGAGCAGCTCACTCCCACGGCTCCCTAGCCAGCCTCAGACCCCCATCCCCGTCACACTCATAAAACATGCTCCTTTGGCAGCTGACTTTCAGCCATGTAGATGTTGGACTGCCCATCCCCTAAGTCTGTCCTCTTTGGTCAAAGTCTAAGGGATGACAGTGCTCCCTGAGTGATGAAGGGAAAAGGCTGTGATCAATGGAGAAACCTCACTATAAACTCaagtcctggctgggcgtggtggctcatgcctgtaatcccaacactttggaaggccaaggcgggtggaccagttgaggtcaggagtttgagaccagccttggctaacttggtgaaaccctatctctactgaaaatacaaaaattagctgggtgtggtagctacttgggaggctgaggcatgagaatcacttgaacccaggaggcggaggttgcaggagctgagatcacgccactgcactccagcctgggtgacagagcaagactgggtctcaaataaataaataaataaataaataaactcaagtcctgggtggagcaggggccaGGGACCTAGAGAATGGAGTGCTCTCTCTTTTCTGCCTCTTCCTCAACAGGAACACCTCTTCTGCCCATAGGTAATATGCGCCTCTCCACCACTTCATGCTTCTACACCAGTCCCGAGAGTCACTGGGCTGGTTAACCCAGCCTCTTCTGCATTGTGTCAGCCAGTCCCTCATCTCCGAACTATTCCCCTCCCCTCGCAAACTGCAGCCAACTGGCTCAGAGTTCTCAGACATGCCTTTCAACCAAGCCCAGCTGCCAATCTTCCCTCCCTACCTAAAGGAGGGGTCAGAAAGTCAGGACAGATTCTTTCTCTCTGAGTCCTGGTGCACCACCCTCCCCTCTGAGGTTTCTCAGGAGACTATGAGGCAATTCAGGTGGCAGGTGCCATTGAACACCCCCTGTGCATCTCCGGGCCCTCAGCATGCCAAGAAAGACCTGAGAAGGCAGAGCCACTGAGAGGCAGCCCAGGGGGAAGCTGACATTcagaggcaagaaaaaaatacgttctgtggccttctttggaagcCAGTGACTGGGCACTTGAGCCTTGTGATGGTGACGGTGTAGACGTGGGCGAGGGGGAAGGGGCATGTGGTGCCCTAGAGGAAGGCCAGCTTGGCCAGCTGCCCTGGCCTGgagccccttcctcctcccaagCCGAGCCAGGAATAGAGGACAGGATCGGGTGTCTTGGGACATTCTTTTCTGCTTTGACTTTCTGTGAGTTCAAAAGGTATAGTCCTCTGAGAATCAGAAACCCCCCTTCACCAGATTTTACCCACATTTGATCACTTCAGGAAACAGGAGTTTTCTCTGTAGGAAGCTAGAACCCAAATTCTGCTTTAACATCAATGACTGAATCAATCAAAGCAGACTGTGGGCAAGGAAGACTGCAGCTTTCCCCTCCCCTGGTGTACATCTTCCCGCTTCCTCCTCTAGACTCAAAATTCCTGCCACAAGAAAACCAGAAGGGATGAGCTCAGAATGTATTTCTCCCTGTCACTGCCTTCCTGTTGCCCCACCTGTGCCACCTGATCTCCCTACCTCCCCTCAGTAATGATCTACAACATCATGTCACCCCCTCACAACAGGGGCATTCTCCTCTCAGACATGGAGTCACCCTGGGACTGAGTGATCAGCCTGGGGATCCCCTTGGGGCTCAGGCCCCCCATTCCTGGCTAGCTTGCGGTAGGGGAGTAGGTGAGAAGGCAAGAGTGGCTTCAGAATTACGGAATCCAGTTGTTTAATCCCTGGCCTGATCCTCTGGGCTCCAAGGCTGGGGCTGGGTCCTGAGCTCCTCAGAATAGGATAAAGGGAGGAAAGAGTGGGGCAGTGATGGAGCCAGGTGACCTTGGGATTATCTGGGTTATAAAGCATACCTTTGGTCAGCAGCAGGGGAGGGGACAGTCCTCCTTCCTGTAtaccttctccctctgcccccacccaagGCCTCCTTACCCTTTCCCTGCCTGAGGACTTTGAGCACGGTGGAGATAAAGCCCTGCAGCTAAGCACTAGCCCGACACTGAGAATGAGCTTGCAGGGCACATCCAGAGAGAGCCTAGCACAGAAATTCCTCCCTGCTCCAAAATGGCCATCTTGATTTTTCTCTGAGCTCTGTGGGCTCCC contains the following coding sequences:
- the DHRS11 gene encoding dehydrogenase/reductase SDR family member 11 isoform X1 codes for the protein MARPGMERWRDRLALVTGASGGIGAAVARALVQQGLKVVGCARTVGNIEELAAECKSAGYPGTLIPYRCDLSNEEDILSMFSAIRSQHSGVDICINNAGLARPDTLLSGSTSGWKDMFNVNVLALSICTREAFQSMKERNVDDGHIININSMSGHRVLPLSVTHFYSATKYAVTALTEGLRQELREAQTHIRATCISPGVVETQFAFKLHDKDPEKAAATYEQMKCLKPEDVAEAVIYVLSTPVHIQIGDIQMRPTEQVT
- the DHRS11 gene encoding dehydrogenase/reductase SDR family member 11 isoform X2: MARPGMERWRDRLALVTGASGGIGAAVARALVQQGLKVVGCARTVGNIEELAAECKSAGYPGTLIPYRCDLSNEEDILSMFSAIRSQHSGVDICINNAGLARPDTLLSGSTSGWKDMFNVNVLALSICTREAFQSMKERNVDDGHIININSMSGHRVLPLSVTHFYSATKYAVTALTEGLRQELREAQTHIRATCISPGVVETQFAFKLHDKDPEKAAATYEQMKIGDIQMRPTEQVT
- the DHRS11 gene encoding dehydrogenase/reductase SDR family member 11 isoform X3 — encoded protein: MARPGMERWRDRLALVTGASGGIGAAVARALVQQGLKVVGCARTVGNIEELAAECKSAGYPGTLIPYRCDLSNEEDILSMFSAIRSQHSGVDICINNAGLARPDTLLSGSTSGWKDMFNVNVLALSICTREAFQSMKERNVDDGHIININSMSGHRVLPLSVTHFYSATKYAVTALTEGLRQELREAQTHIRATCLKPEDVAEAVIYVLSTPVHIQIGDIQMRPTEQVT